Sequence from the Cucumis sativus cultivar 9930 chromosome 1, Cucumber_9930_V3, whole genome shotgun sequence genome:
ACACGTTGGTCTCGTTTTCACTGTCCAGGAAGACGATATAATATGATGACAACAAATATAGCAGAGTCCATGAATTCTATACTGAAAGAACCTAGAGATTTGCCTATTGCTTCATTCCTTGAACATGTTCGAGCTTTGCTACAACGTTGGTTTTGGGAGCGTCGAGAAGAAGGCATTAAAGTGACGTCTACATTGACTAAATGGGCAGAGTTAGttctacaaaagaaacaagaacgaGCTTTGACAATGAAAGTCAACCCAATTGATTGTTACCAATTCCATGTTAAAGATTTAGATAAAGAGGAGGTCATAAATCTTCATACTCAAGAGTGCACTTGTAAGGAGTTTCAAGCTGAGCAACTACCATGCGCACATGCCATTGCTGTTGCACGGGATCgcaatataaatgtttatagctTATGTGCTAACTATTACACTAATGAATGTTTGTTGGCAGCATATTCGGAGGCCGTCTACCCAGTTGGGAATCAGTCGGAATGGAAGACAACCGAAGAATATGTACATATGACTGTCTTACCTCCGAAAGTAGTCAAAAGAGTTGGTCGACCGAAGAAAAAGAGGATTCCAAGTGTCGGTGAAGCACCAAAATTGCATAAATGTGGTCGATGTAAAGAAACAGGCCACAATAGATTAACGTGTACCAATCCAATTTCATACATCCAGAAGTCGAGCATACAAGATTAGTACCCGTCTTGGTACGTAGTAATAGTTTTATACTTGCTTGGTTTGTGCTTGCGTTGTTTGCATGATCACGATGTAAAAaaggttcatttttttaatgcagGTGGAAGATGCTTATAAAATTGTGTCCTGTGTTGTTTGCAAGATCACTAAAGTCATCTCACTGACAATTCTAAGTTGAAGACTTTTCTTCTGCAACTTCAAgactttccttctcttttttttttatcctacaGTGAACTGTTTATAGAATATTTACTCCTTTGGCATTTCAAGCTTTTTGAGAAAGACTTGAAATCCTATTATGACAATATTGTGTGCTTTAGAACTCAATAAATGCTCTCCTTTTGCTACTGCAGTATTAATGATGCAAATCTTGCtgattacttttagtttttacattCATCTTCAAGGTTCAGCCTCTGTTAGTTTTTACAAGGTTCAGCCCTTGCTGATTACTTAAAGGTTCAGCCCTTGCTGCATTTGAAGCCTCTTGCTGATTACTTAAAGTGTGCAGTAGTAATAAATGCAAAGCTTTTgctacttttagtttttacaagGTTCAGCCTCTTCAAGCATATGAACCACCATTTGCATGAAGGGCCTTGTAGATGGAATCTTAGTCGTGCAGCGAAGTGCGATCCTTACCACTTTGACTGCGTTCTCCACTTTGATATGCTGGGATCTACCATCTCTTTCAGATTACCTTTTAGATATCTCATTCTGCTTTCCTGTTGTTTTCCTGGCAGTTGTCTTAGAAAATGGGCTTCTTTTATGTTGGTACTTCCATTAGAACAACTCCAAAGCTGCAAAGAATAATGTTTGAACAATCCATGAgaagtaaataatattgtgTGCTTTAGAACTCAATAACTGCTCTCCTTTTGCTACTGCAGTAGTAATGATTCAAATCTTCAAGCATATGAACCACCTCTTCAAGCATAGTAATCTCAAGCATAGTAATCTCAATGCAGTAGTAATGAGTTGACTCTGAAAGTTCAGGTAGTAGCAAGACTGAGCTAATTTTAAGTAATGTATAAAGCCGGCTGGTTAACAGCAAAGGTACAGAACAAGACACAGATCAAAATGCTGCTATTGGTAATGAGGATCAATTGTTCGTACATAAGAtgtttttataatgaaaaccTGCTACGTGAGGCTATATATAAATCAGTTCCGCAGCCACCATAAACCTCTGCTCCACCACCGGTAACACATCAAGAATGTCTATATAAAAGTTCTGCacactttacaatttttcacCTGCATTGTTGtacattatataaaagttctgcacactttacaattttccaagataatgaaataaaaattgcataccaaaaaacaaaaatggtcttcattccattatataaaactatttatgtacatagttTGGAACATATACAATTCCTTCGAAAGTTGAAACTGAAAGTCAATACATGGGATTGTTGGTCCATAATTGAAATgccaattgttttctaaaatatgacatgttttcttgacataatGTAGCTACATCTAAACCAGAAGCTTCATATTCGAAATACTTAATTGTAAATACACCACAATCACTATTGTTGCGTTGAAGTGGAATGGAGTCGACAATGACAAGTGGCCAAGGTTCCTTGTGTGTTGATGATCCGCCTCTCCTAACAAAGAATCCAGTAGCATCGAGCAAATTTGGCACCATCTCTTGAATTGGCTCTAATATGCTTCTCATATCTTCGGCACTCGTCAGCGACGGAAGCGAATCCCATACCTTAACTTGACAACGTACCAAGTCCAAGCATAATAGAATCCAATGATTGCCATGGATATTGAATGGAGAGTAAATGTAATCAACATTCACCCAAGGATCTTGACAGTCTTGTTTTGATCCGACAACATAGTCAACCAACCGATACTCCTCCTTCCAGTGAAATGGTCGATTCTCTTTAATACATTCTTGGTATTCAGGCCACTTCGCAACTAATAGTCgctggaaggaaaaaaaacacacatgcATGTATACAATGAGACAATaagacaaatatcaaaagcaaACTCAGTACATAAAGTATGGTTGCGAGTACAAACCATGAATAGTGTGTCTACAGTTGTGAAGTTTTGAGCAGTAGGTATCATGGCTGTCTTAATGTTGAAGCGAATGAGAAGAAACAGTGCATCCAAATgctaatagaaacaaaataaagcattTAATTCGGTTATGCGATCAAACCAACTTCTTGAAGGTACTAAGTGCTCTAAAActgtaaataagaaataatgagaaaagttCTAACCTCATCCGCCAACCACCGACGACACATGAACAAGTCTCTGAAAAACTCCTTCGATTTTTTCCCGTGAAAAGTTTCACGCACCTCATCTTTCGTACGCTTGTCTGTGATCCAAGCTCTGAGTCGATCTAAATGGGCGTCAGGTATTTTGTGCATAGGATCATAGACGGATGGTTGAGACTGAGAGGTGGTGGTGATTGATTTTGTAGTCCGTTTATCTAAAGCTGTGAAGGGGGTTGACAAGTATACACTTGCACGCTTGCTACGTGCGGGCCGAACATGTGGTCGTTCAGTGGATAATGGTTCTATTTCCATGACGTCTGAATCAAAATAAGTAAGACTTTTTACTCCAATTTCCTCGTTCAAATCGTCAACGACGTCTACTGGCTCCTCCGAATGAATATGAACCTTCTTATCCAACTCATCCATTGTGTCATCCTCCGTGCGGTTTGCTTCGACACCCTATGGAAGGTCAAAATGCATTACTAAGGATAAAGCATTAGTAAGGATGATTTTCACCCCACTACAGAACTTTGATTCCTAACCTGCTTTTGACGTTCAACATGTTTCACCCCATCACTTGTGTCATCCTCCTTGGGCATCCTCAACCAAGAAGGTGTACCGGGTGTGTCAACATCTTCGGTCTGGGCATCATGACCTTCAACTCCCGTGCAGTCTCCTTCTTCACCCTTTGGAAATGTCAAAATGTATTGGTAACgttaaacaaactttgaaaatgttaaacaaactttGATTCCTAACCTTTTTTTGAACTTCAAGGTGTTTCAATATAGTCGACAGCATTGATTTTAGGCTTTCACGTTCATTCTCGAGAACCGCTACTCGATATTTGAGTTTTCGAACAACTTCTTTCATCTTAGACTtccacttcttctttttcttactctttttGCAGTCATTGTCATCATTACTAGCTTCTCCTGGTCGTTTTGAATCACCATTCTTCTCAGAAACGGTGTTATATGGATGAGTTTTCTCAACAAGTTCCCCTGAAGACATTCTTAGATGCTCCTCCTCTTCAGGCATCATCTCAATTACCACGTTAATTAAGAACTACAAAGTGGAAATGTAGTTAGTTAGTCAAAACATAAAGGAACAAAGTCATGCATTCGGTAAGTTACTGTTTGTTGATACTTACCATTGGTGAGTCAAACACCTGCCTCTGTAGGACAT
This genomic interval carries:
- the LOC116401765 gene encoding uncharacterized protein LOC116401765, whose protein sequence is MASTSTNGPMYKIDPAHHFQSIALQVWAYESIPTITECGVHKVSNDAIPRMLRWVCELSPKSHVLQRQVFDSPMFLINVVIEMMPEEEEHLRMSSGELVEKTHPYNTVSEKNGDSKRPGEASNDDNDCKKSKKKKKWKSKMKEVVRKLKYRVAVLENERESLKSMLSTILKHLEVQKKGEEGDCTGVEGHDAQTEDVDTPGTPSWLRMPKEDDTSDGVKHVERQKQGVEANRTEDDTMDELDKKVHIHSEEPVDVVDDLNEEIGVKSLTYFDSDVMEIEPLSTERPHVRPARSKRASVYLSTPFTALDKRTTKSITTTSQSQPSVYDPMHKIPDAHLDRLRAWITDKRTKDEVRETFHGKKSKEFFRDLFMCRRWLADEHLDALFLLIRFNIKTAMIPTAQNFTTVDTLFMRLLVAKWPEYQECIKENRPFHWKEEYRLVDYVVGSKQDCQDPWVNVDYIYSPFNIHGNHWILLCLDLVRCQVKVWDSLPSLTSAEDMRSILEPIQEMVPNLLDATGFFVRRGGSSTHKEPWPLVIVDSIPLQRNNSDCGVFTIKYFEYEASGLDVATLCQENMSYFRKQLAFQLWTNNPMY